In Nicotiana tabacum cultivar K326 chromosome 11, ASM71507v2, whole genome shotgun sequence, a single window of DNA contains:
- the LOC107791598 gene encoding uncharacterized protein LOC107791598 has product MGGGMHETDMPSYSLGIYDTPGTSQVTPSGQFLITGSDFQGVELGRYFPGPSTTDESRPIRDFDSGHRLSYGSSSHAQASCDAATDDYIQDPDTIMPSTGPDSTTDTCHPVPHPAIRRRLDDDDPDSVPWRQGMHLRPTATLRHTGYGTH; this is encoded by the exons atgggaggtggcatgcatgagaccGACATGCCGTCTTACAGCCTTGGCATTTATGACACTCCAGGGACgtcgcaggtgaccccatcgggtcaattCTTGATCACGGGCTCGGATTTTCAAGGAGTGGAGTTGGGTAGATATTTCCCTGGCCCGTCTACCACTGATGAGTCTCGACCGATCCGAGATTTTGATAGTGGgcaccgactgagttatggcagctcatcacatgcgcag gcttcatgcgatgctgcgacagatgactacattcaggatccagacacgattatg ccttctactggacctgacagcaccaccgatacatgtcatcctgTGCCACATCCAGCcataaggagacgacttgatgatgatgatcctgatagcgtaccctGGCGGCAGGGGATGCACCTCAGGCCAACGGCTACTTTGAGACACACCGGATACGGGACACATTGA